Proteins encoded together in one Bacteroidota bacterium window:
- the coaD gene encoding pantetheine-phosphate adenylyltransferase, with translation MKLALYPGTFDPITRGHLDVLQRALQVFDHVEVTVAVNRLKKTLFTLDERVHLALASIETLPHDLLERVNVVAFEGLLVDHAKKAGAVALIRGLRQVSDFDYEFRMALANRRLAPNLETVFLMPSEEHTFTAASIVREIHRWEGDVSSFVPEPVVAALRAKREGRSVMQEARRGA, from the coding sequence GTGAAACTCGCCCTCTACCCCGGCACCTTCGACCCGATCACGCGCGGGCACCTCGACGTGCTCCAGCGGGCGCTCCAGGTCTTCGACCACGTGGAGGTGACGGTCGCGGTAAACCGGCTCAAGAAGACGCTCTTCACGCTCGACGAGCGGGTGCACCTTGCCCTCGCGAGCATCGAGACGCTCCCGCACGACCTCCTCGAGCGCGTGAACGTGGTCGCCTTCGAAGGTCTGCTCGTCGACCACGCGAAGAAAGCCGGGGCTGTCGCGCTCATCCGCGGGCTGCGGCAGGTGTCCGACTTCGACTACGAGTTTCGGATGGCGCTCGCCAACCGCCGCCTCGCGCCGAACTTGGAGACGGTCTTCCTGATGCCGAGCGAGGAGCACACGTTCACCGCAGCCAGCATCGTCCGCGAGATCCACCGCTGGGAGGGCGACGTGTCGAGCTTCGTGCCTGAACCAGTTGTGGCTGCGCTCCGCGCGAAGCGGGAGGGCCGCAGCGTGATGCAGGAGGCGCGGCGCGGCGCGTAG
- a CDS encoding histidinol-phosphate transaminase has protein sequence MEFPADPTTPSGALLARIRPEIRAQKAYTVATDTDGLAKLDQNESPYDLPAALKREIVDAALEHAWNRYPQDRPRQLTATLAAHLGLTPEHLIVGHGSNELTHTLGLCFLREGTPVVLPHPMFSLYEAVARMHGADIVSVDPQPDLTHAPDTIISAAQRADAALTVVTTPSNPTGKALAYADLARIARSVPGMLVVDEAYHEFVDGQTAIDLLEAHPNVLVMRTFSKAMGLAGLRLGYLAGHPRLVHELQKSRLPFVVDHLAEAAGLAVLARPDLIAERVTALKEGYAELLAGVRALGLTAHESAANFFLVKSPIAPADLRQQMAKRGVRIRDVSGYRALPGYVRLSVGMPEENRACLDALAAVLAATGQANNQADGNGTASETVAVSAGS, from the coding sequence ATGGAATTCCCCGCAGACCCGACGACGCCTTCCGGCGCGCTGCTGGCGCGCATCCGGCCCGAGATTCGCGCGCAGAAAGCCTACACCGTCGCCACGGACACCGACGGCCTCGCCAAGCTCGACCAGAACGAGAGCCCTTATGATCTCCCCGCCGCCCTGAAGCGCGAGATCGTAGACGCGGCGCTGGAGCACGCCTGGAACCGCTACCCGCAGGACCGTCCGAGGCAGCTCACCGCAACCCTCGCTGCCCACCTGGGATTGACGCCCGAGCACCTCATCGTCGGGCACGGCTCCAACGAGCTCACGCACACGCTCGGCCTCTGCTTCCTTCGCGAGGGCACGCCCGTCGTGCTGCCCCATCCGATGTTCTCGCTGTACGAGGCCGTCGCGCGGATGCACGGAGCGGACATCGTCTCCGTGGACCCGCAGCCGGACCTGACGCACGCGCCGGACACGATCATCAGCGCCGCGCAGCGCGCCGACGCCGCGCTCACCGTTGTGACGACGCCCAGCAACCCGACCGGCAAAGCCCTGGCCTATGCGGACCTCGCGCGCATCGCGCGGAGCGTGCCCGGCATGCTCGTCGTCGACGAGGCCTACCACGAATTCGTGGACGGCCAGACGGCCATCGACCTGCTGGAGGCACATCCGAACGTGCTGGTGATGCGGACCTTCTCCAAGGCGATGGGGCTTGCCGGGTTGCGACTGGGCTACCTCGCCGGGCACCCGCGCTTGGTCCACGAACTTCAGAAGTCGCGGCTCCCGTTTGTCGTGGACCACCTGGCTGAGGCCGCTGGACTAGCTGTGCTGGCGCGTCCCGACTTGATCGCTGAGCGCGTGACCGCGCTCAAAGAAGGGTACGCCGAACTCCTTGCGGGCGTCCGTGCGCTCGGGCTGACAGCTCACGAGAGCGCAGCCAACTTCTTTCTCGTGAAGTCCCCCATAGCCCCGGCTGACCTTCGGCAACAGATGGCGAAGCGAGGCGTCCGGATCCGTGACGTGAGCGGCTACCGTGCATTGCCCGGCTATGTCCGACTCTCCGTCGGGATGCCCGAGGAAAACCGCGCCTGCCTCGACGCTCTCGCTGCCGTACTTGCGGCCACAGGCCAAGCCAACAACCAAGCCGACGGCAACGGCACTGCCAGCGAAACCGTTGCGGTGTCGGCTGGTTCGTAG
- the rsmD gene encoding 16S rRNA (guanine(966)-N(2))-methyltransferase RsmD, with protein MRIIAGRLRRRTFKAPDDLSTRPTTDRVRESIFNVLEARIDFHGLQVLDLFAGTGALGFEAISRGASFVTFVEQNSKVVKIARENAEALGIADQGSFLRGDAVAFLERTPGPRYGLVFADPPYELEAMDRMPELAQPHLAPGGLFVLEHSKAHTFDDHPRLVTSRRYGRTVVSVFRDEVEGPES; from the coding sequence ATGCGCATCATCGCGGGCCGTCTCCGGCGGCGCACCTTCAAGGCTCCCGACGACCTCAGCACGCGCCCCACGACGGACCGCGTGCGCGAGTCGATCTTCAACGTGCTCGAAGCGCGCATCGACTTCCACGGCCTCCAGGTGCTCGACCTCTTCGCTGGCACCGGTGCGCTCGGCTTCGAGGCGATCAGTCGCGGCGCGAGCTTCGTCACGTTCGTGGAGCAGAACTCCAAGGTGGTCAAGATCGCCCGCGAGAACGCTGAGGCGCTGGGTATCGCCGATCAGGGCTCGTTCCTGCGCGGCGATGCGGTCGCGTTCCTCGAACGCACGCCAGGGCCGCGCTACGGCCTCGTCTTCGCCGACCCGCCGTACGAGTTAGAGGCAATGGACCGCATGCCCGAGCTCGCGCAGCCGCACCTCGCGCCCGGTGGTCTGTTCGTCCTGGAGCACAGCAAGGCCCACACCTTCGACGACCACCCCCGCCTCGTGACGAGCCGCCGCTACGGCCGCACCGTCGTGAGCGTGTTCCGCGACGAGGTCGAGGGGCCTGAGTCGTGA
- a CDS encoding bifunctional nuclease domain-containing protein, producing the protein MEYIQVDIIGLSTSPSSGGAYALVLGEVNGNRRLPIIIGAFEAQAIALELEKIQPPRPMTHDLLRDLFDALDAEVTDVIVDDLREGTFFAKIRYEFDGEENQLDARPSDAVALAVRTDAPIFVMASVLDEAGIPAEDEGVSAFAATEEAAEEPAKRSGSKLDRMQADLEKAIAEEDYETAAQLRDEIERLKSEN; encoded by the coding sequence ATGGAGTACATCCAGGTTGACATCATCGGACTCTCCACCAGCCCGTCGAGCGGTGGAGCCTACGCGCTGGTGCTCGGCGAGGTCAACGGCAACCGCCGCCTGCCCATCATCATCGGAGCGTTCGAGGCGCAAGCCATCGCCCTCGAACTGGAGAAGATCCAGCCGCCCCGTCCGATGACCCACGACCTCCTACGCGACCTCTTCGACGCGCTCGACGCCGAGGTCACGGATGTCATCGTGGACGACCTGCGCGAGGGCACGTTCTTCGCCAAGATCCGCTACGAGTTCGACGGCGAGGAAAACCAACTCGATGCGCGCCCGTCGGACGCCGTCGCGCTCGCCGTACGCACCGACGCGCCGATCTTCGTGATGGCGTCGGTCCTTGACGAGGCTGGTATCCCGGCTGAAGACGAGGGCGTCTCGGCCTTTGCCGCGACCGAGGAAGCGGCCGAGGAACCCGCCAAGCGCTCCGGCTCGAAGCTGGACCGCATGCAGGCTGACCTCGAAAAGGCCATCGCCGAGGAGGACTACGAGACTGCCGCCCAACTTCGCGACGAGATCGAGCGGCTCAAGAGCGAGAACTGA